One genomic segment of Chitinophaga sancti includes these proteins:
- a CDS encoding phosphate ABC transporter substrate-binding protein: MKRITVLMMSAALWSACNANHESKNQTVGDSLKAKPAVSNANIIHLSGSTTIAPLAQKVAGYFRMKNDNFDINITEGGSSVGIADLEKGATDIAMSSRDMNEKERKQFQETNHPITEVKIADDALAVVVHPGTGVEKITREQLEKIFSGEAKNWKELGGKDVKIMIISRESSSGTYEFFKEAVMKTKEFTTLAVFQHTNGTVLNKVSTTEGAIGYVGLAFINDKVKALPVCFDGKNYVAPDIKHVKTKTYPLARPLFFIYQNSSAAKVKTFVDYLLSADGQKEVEETGYVSIK, encoded by the coding sequence ATGAAAAGAATCACTGTGCTTATGATGAGCGCCGCCCTGTGGAGCGCTTGTAATGCTAACCATGAAAGTAAAAACCAAACCGTTGGCGATAGCCTCAAAGCAAAACCCGCAGTTTCCAATGCAAACATCATCCACCTCTCTGGTAGTACTACCATTGCGCCTTTGGCACAAAAAGTAGCAGGCTACTTCCGCATGAAGAATGATAACTTTGATATCAATATCACCGAAGGTGGTAGTAGCGTAGGCATTGCTGATCTGGAAAAAGGTGCAACCGATATCGCCATGTCATCCCGCGACATGAACGAAAAAGAAAGGAAGCAGTTTCAGGAAACAAATCACCCCATCACCGAAGTAAAGATCGCTGACGATGCATTGGCTGTAGTCGTACATCCAGGCACCGGTGTGGAAAAAATCACCAGAGAACAACTGGAAAAGATCTTCTCAGGTGAGGCGAAAAACTGGAAAGAACTGGGTGGAAAGGATGTGAAGATTATGATCATCTCCCGCGAGAGCAGCTCCGGTACCTACGAGTTCTTTAAAGAAGCTGTCATGAAGACGAAAGAGTTCACCACATTAGCGGTGTTCCAACATACAAATGGTACTGTGCTCAATAAAGTAAGCACGACTGAAGGTGCAATTGGTTATGTGGGTCTGGCGTTTATCAATGATAAAGTAAAGGCATTGCCTGTATGTTTTGATGGCAAAAACTATGTAGCGCCCGATATTAAACATGTAAAGACAAAGACTTATCCGCTGGCACGTCCGTTGTTCTTCATCTATCAGAACAGCAGTGCAGCAAAAGTGAAGACATTCGTGGATTACCTGCTTTCTGCAGATGGACAGAAAGAAGTAGAAGAAACCGGATACGTTTCAATTAAATAA
- a CDS encoding 5,10-methylenetetrahydrofolate reductase, whose amino-acid sequence MKGTLQHKINSGKSGIVFYSLTPPKITTESEKVAVIAGGQIDRLKDLEIDGLIIYDIQDESLRTDKERPFSFIPTISPEIYSKDLLTTLPVPKIIYKSIANHTREMFADWLSRNTDLEATVFVGASSQQQLQATNFSLSDAYQVKREMRLDILLGGVAIPERHTKKGDEHLRMFSKMQNGCNFFVSQCIYNINETKNVMSDYHYHALSNDTRPAPVIFTLTPCGSLKTLQFMEWLGIEVPKWVYNDLKYSKDILQSSIHTATNIAGEILNYAASKNLPVGFNIESVSNKKDEINAAHEILENVLHLVKPMRNEVAGAKKAVSAY is encoded by the coding sequence GTGAAAGGAACTTTACAACACAAAATAAACAGCGGAAAGTCAGGCATTGTCTTTTACAGCCTCACCCCGCCCAAAATCACTACTGAAAGTGAGAAGGTGGCAGTTATAGCCGGCGGCCAGATTGATCGTTTAAAAGATCTCGAGATCGATGGTCTGATCATATACGACATTCAGGATGAATCACTTAGAACCGATAAAGAGCGTCCTTTTTCCTTTATCCCTACTATATCGCCCGAAATATATAGCAAAGACCTGCTGACCACCCTGCCAGTACCGAAAATCATATATAAGAGTATTGCCAACCATACCAGAGAGATGTTTGCCGACTGGTTATCCCGCAATACCGACCTGGAAGCCACTGTATTTGTAGGTGCCTCCTCCCAGCAACAGTTACAGGCCACCAACTTCTCCCTCTCCGATGCCTACCAGGTAAAAAGAGAGATGAGACTGGATATCCTTTTGGGTGGCGTAGCCATTCCGGAGCGGCACACTAAAAAAGGAGATGAACACCTCCGGATGTTCAGCAAAATGCAGAACGGTTGTAACTTTTTTGTATCTCAATGTATTTACAATATCAACGAGACCAAAAATGTAATGTCCGACTACCATTACCATGCATTAAGCAATGACACCCGGCCGGCACCGGTCATTTTTACATTGACGCCCTGCGGCTCACTGAAAACACTTCAGTTCATGGAATGGCTGGGCATCGAAGTACCTAAATGGGTATACAACGACCTGAAATATTCAAAAGATATCCTCCAATCATCTATCCACACCGCTACCAATATAGCCGGGGAAATATTGAACTACGCTGCCTCCAAAAACCTGCCTGTCGGGTTCAATATCGAGAGCGTATCCAACAAAAAAGATGAAATAAATGCCGCTCACGAAATCCTTGAAAATGTCCTGCACCTCGTAAAACCCATGCGTAATGAGGTGGCAGGAGCCAAAAAAGCTGTATCTGCATATTAG
- the rluF gene encoding 23S rRNA pseudouridine(2604) synthase RluF, whose amino-acid sequence MDQSISLNKFISDTGYCSRREADKLITSGRVLLNDRPASLGNRYKPGDTVEVDGSLITAAKKEKCVYLALNKPPGITTTTELHIKDNIISFVNYPKRIFPIGRLDKDSEGLIFLTNDGDIINKILRAANNHEKEYIVKVDKAIDTAFLDQMSKGVPILDTRTLPCKVQMMGRQTFRITLTQGLNRQIRRMCEYLGYEVIGLQRVRIMNVKLDKLPLGKWRHLTETELANLNESIADSSKVNEKEKKAVEEEGFGALIPNRHKMKAGKADGEGKRLGKGKADGESKRLSKGKADGEGKSVGKGRSEGDGKAVEKGKAGGEEKRFWKGRLVGGGKLLGKADGEGKRFGKADGEGKQFGKSKPAGEGKQLGKGKSVGEGKQFGKSKPAGEGKRIGKSKPASGGKKTTQPGKSKPASGGKRTGNRGRR is encoded by the coding sequence TTGGACCAATCAATTAGTTTAAACAAGTTTATCAGTGATACAGGGTATTGTTCACGTCGTGAGGCGGACAAACTCATCACTTCCGGTAGGGTATTGCTGAATGATCGTCCGGCGTCTTTGGGTAACCGTTATAAACCGGGAGATACGGTGGAAGTGGATGGGAGCCTGATCACTGCGGCAAAGAAGGAAAAATGTGTATACCTGGCGTTGAATAAGCCACCGGGTATAACGACGACGACTGAATTGCATATCAAGGATAATATTATCAGCTTTGTGAATTATCCAAAGCGGATTTTTCCTATTGGGAGGCTGGACAAGGATTCTGAGGGACTGATCTTTTTGACGAATGATGGTGATATTATCAATAAGATCCTGCGGGCAGCGAATAATCATGAGAAAGAGTATATCGTAAAGGTGGATAAGGCGATTGATACTGCATTTTTAGACCAGATGTCTAAGGGGGTGCCTATACTGGATACGCGAACATTGCCTTGTAAGGTGCAGATGATGGGGCGACAGACTTTCAGGATTACCCTGACGCAGGGGCTGAACAGGCAGATCAGAAGGATGTGTGAATACCTGGGATATGAGGTGATTGGGTTACAACGTGTGCGTATTATGAATGTGAAGCTGGATAAGCTGCCGTTAGGGAAATGGAGGCATTTGACGGAAACAGAGCTGGCGAATTTGAATGAAAGTATAGCGGATTCCAGTAAGGTGAATGAGAAGGAGAAAAAGGCGGTGGAAGAGGAGGGATTTGGGGCGTTGATACCGAATAGGCATAAGATGAAGGCGGGGAAGGCAGATGGAGAAGGTAAGCGGTTGGGTAAAGGTAAGGCAGATGGTGAAAGTAAGAGATTGAGTAAAGGTAAGGCAGATGGTGAGGGGAAGTCGGTTGGGAAAGGCAGGTCAGAAGGAGATGGGAAAGCAGTGGAGAAGGGGAAGGCAGGTGGAGAAGAGAAGCGGTTTTGGAAAGGTAGGTTAGTGGGAGGAGGAAAGCTGTTGGGTAAAGCGGATGGTGAGGGGAAACGGTTTGGGAAGGCGGATGGTGAAGGAAAGCAGTTTGGTAAGAGTAAGCCTGCAGGAGAAGGGAAGCAATTGGGGAAAGGTAAATCTGTGGGAGAAGGAAAGCAATTTGGTAAGAGTAAGCCTGCTGGTGAAGGGAAACGAATTGGTAAAAGTAAACCGGCAAGTGGAGGAAAGAAAACTACCCAGCCCGGGAAAAGCAAACCTGCCAGCGGTGGTAAAAGAACTGGCAATCGAGGCAGACGATGA
- a CDS encoding DUF1877 family protein: MSQSITLYRVSQENFEVMKANPEGTTILEISKENIVFPQTFEGLKFVLSKEQDETTKSLLEQLFYPETYIGREVDPDSMEMLSEDLDLESTAIYYNDGEVVANMHAFLNNISIEQFHQLYDPQELNENDIYPYNVWIEDGAPDRAFTRKHLAKEFTGLKDFMAAAKADNDYVLSLVW, translated from the coding sequence ATGAGTCAGAGTATCACATTATACCGCGTCTCTCAGGAGAATTTTGAGGTAATGAAAGCAAATCCGGAAGGGACCACTATATTAGAAATTTCCAAAGAAAATATCGTCTTTCCACAAACATTTGAAGGACTTAAATTTGTCTTATCCAAAGAGCAGGATGAAACAACCAAATCCTTACTGGAGCAATTGTTTTATCCTGAAACTTATATAGGTAGAGAAGTGGATCCTGACAGCATGGAGATGTTGTCAGAAGACCTGGATCTTGAAAGCACCGCCATTTATTATAACGATGGGGAAGTTGTAGCAAACATGCACGCTTTTTTAAACAATATATCTATCGAGCAATTCCATCAATTATACGACCCACAGGAGCTCAACGAGAATGATATTTATCCTTACAATGTATGGATCGAAGATGGTGCACCTGATAGGGCCTTTACCAGAAAACACCTGGCAAAAGAATTTACCGGGCTGAAAGATTTTATGGCAGCTGCAAAGGCTGATAATGATTATGTTTTGTCGTTAGTCTGGTAG
- a CDS encoding winged helix-turn-helix domain-containing protein translates to MESITLTKKQARKIILNAAGLARKAQFGKGPEAVYKLIDHLGFVQLDTNYVVERAHHHVMAARIPDYQNEWLADLCEDGRIFEYFTSDAGFMPMHDFRFSLPVKAAFKTNGRVVTPAEERLMKQIMDQVERDGAVKVGDFENDRQEASSGWWDWRPAKVALERLYFTGELMISRTKSFHKVYDLPLNLVPLETDKTMPGEAEFARYVIRRTLGALGISGVKEMAWRARRVKGNLVKKELEKMVQTGEVKKVAVEGLKGPYYMLPDQQKEVKISNEVFILSPFDILNVFRHRLKDFFDFDYQVECFVPAPKRVYGYFSLPILAGDTFIARMDAKADRKQKVLIVHNLHFENVDIDESVIDKLILSLKAFVRFNGCKTIVLTKSNKKTYLKAIRSGLTDTHIK, encoded by the coding sequence ATGGAATCCATTACCCTTACAAAAAAACAGGCCAGAAAGATCATCCTGAATGCCGCCGGACTTGCGCGAAAAGCGCAATTTGGGAAGGGACCGGAGGCTGTTTACAAATTGATCGACCATTTAGGTTTCGTACAATTGGATACGAACTATGTAGTAGAACGTGCCCATCACCACGTTATGGCCGCCCGCATACCTGACTATCAAAATGAATGGCTGGCTGACCTGTGTGAAGACGGCCGCATCTTTGAATATTTTACATCAGATGCAGGCTTTATGCCTATGCATGACTTCCGTTTTTCACTGCCCGTAAAAGCAGCTTTTAAGACGAATGGAAGGGTTGTTACACCGGCAGAAGAGAGGTTGATGAAGCAGATAATGGACCAGGTAGAAAGGGATGGCGCTGTGAAGGTAGGCGATTTTGAAAATGACCGTCAGGAAGCCAGTTCCGGCTGGTGGGATTGGCGGCCGGCAAAGGTGGCGCTGGAGCGGTTATATTTCACCGGAGAGCTGATGATCAGCCGTACGAAATCATTTCATAAGGTGTATGATCTACCCCTCAACTTAGTACCTCTGGAAACCGACAAAACGATGCCTGGGGAGGCCGAATTTGCCCGATATGTGATCCGCCGTACATTGGGTGCATTAGGAATTTCCGGAGTCAAAGAAATGGCCTGGAGAGCCCGTAGGGTGAAAGGGAATCTGGTGAAAAAGGAGCTTGAAAAGATGGTGCAGACCGGGGAGGTGAAAAAGGTAGCTGTCGAAGGGTTGAAAGGCCCTTACTATATGCTGCCTGACCAGCAAAAGGAGGTGAAGATATCCAATGAAGTCTTTATTCTTTCCCCATTCGATATTCTCAATGTGTTCCGTCACCGATTGAAGGACTTCTTTGATTTTGATTACCAGGTTGAATGTTTTGTGCCTGCGCCCAAACGGGTGTATGGGTACTTCTCATTGCCGATATTGGCGGGTGACACCTTTATAGCAAGGATGGATGCCAAAGCCGACCGCAAGCAAAAAGTGCTGATTGTGCATAACCTGCATTTTGAGAATGTTGATATTGATGAAAGTGTAATTGACAAGTTGATCCTGTCTTTGAAGGCATTTGTGCGATTTAACGGATGTAAGACTATTGTTCTTACGAAATCTAATAAGAAAACCTATTTGAAAGCTATCCGCAGTGGGTTAACTGATACCCACATAAAATAG
- a CDS encoding DUF7003 family protein gives MQTAKYSASDILDQLDTCAKDYNFPVLDNGYIYPVVSRLSVFGNSERWVIAVEVVGYHYRFNGHNGVENCLYIYGNSLPFYPGLNNSNVLLTTADSDEGPSFITDTFGTLNPEVHSMLLRDEKISIPKDPTFYASRDVELKNPPAVRVYEFMRASLPEYKAAFLATKEEIYDCFGQDIPMIMQLDEWCHPDIIEEEKPSENETFQQIATLLESGDMSYYKPTKPANNHWRNWPFGGCA, from the coding sequence ATGCAAACCGCAAAATATTCCGCCAGTGACATACTCGATCAATTAGACACCTGCGCAAAAGATTACAACTTCCCCGTACTTGACAATGGATATATCTACCCTGTGGTATCAAGACTCTCTGTATTCGGTAATTCAGAAAGATGGGTAATAGCCGTTGAAGTGGTTGGCTATCACTACCGCTTTAACGGACATAACGGCGTGGAGAACTGTCTGTACATCTATGGTAACAGCCTCCCCTTTTACCCGGGATTAAATAACTCAAACGTACTGCTCACAACAGCTGACAGCGATGAAGGTCCTTCCTTTATCACAGATACATTTGGTACCCTGAATCCCGAAGTACATTCCATGCTGCTCAGAGACGAAAAAATAAGTATACCAAAAGATCCGACCTTCTATGCTTCGCGGGATGTGGAATTAAAAAATCCGCCTGCTGTAAGAGTATATGAATTTATGCGTGCCAGTCTTCCTGAATACAAGGCAGCGTTTCTGGCCACTAAAGAGGAAATATACGATTGCTTTGGGCAGGATATTCCAATGATCATGCAGTTGGATGAATGGTGCCATCCGGATATTATTGAGGAGGAAAAACCTTCTGAGAATGAAACGTTTCAGCAAATTGCGACCTTACTGGAATCAGGAGATATGTCTTATTACAAACCGACAAAACCGGCTAACAATCATTGGCGTAACTGGCCATTTGGAGGCTGCGCATAA
- a CDS encoding carboxymuconolactone decarboxylase family protein — protein MSTFSIPTRSEVTSGNQAIFDNLQKGLGFVPNLYAYFAKNDTALGDYLALQNRKSSLKAKEREVINLVTSQINGCRYCQSAHTVLGKMNGFSDEQILEIRRGRATFDSKLDALAQFTAAVVINRGKATAESIAAFFSAGYTEANMIDVVIVIGDKIISNYIHNLTDLEIDFPVADEL, from the coding sequence ATGAGCACTTTTAGCATACCTACCCGATCAGAGGTGACAAGCGGCAACCAGGCCATTTTCGATAACCTGCAAAAAGGTTTGGGTTTTGTTCCTAACCTCTATGCATACTTCGCAAAAAATGATACCGCGCTTGGCGATTACCTCGCATTACAAAATAGGAAAAGTAGTTTGAAAGCAAAAGAAAGAGAAGTGATCAATCTGGTGACCAGTCAGATCAATGGCTGTCGTTATTGCCAGTCGGCACATACTGTATTGGGTAAAATGAACGGTTTTTCAGATGAACAGATCCTTGAGATTCGCAGAGGTAGGGCCACTTTTGATAGCAAGCTGGATGCCCTGGCGCAGTTTACCGCAGCAGTTGTAATTAATCGTGGAAAAGCGACGGCTGAAAGTATAGCCGCATTTTTTTCAGCTGGCTATACAGAAGCTAATATGATCGATGTAGTAATAGTGATCGGGGATAAAATAATCAGTAATTATATTCACAATTTAACGGATCTGGAAATTGATTTTCCTGTGGCAGATGAATTGTAA
- a CDS encoding DUF4249 family protein, producing the protein MKTHLIAIPIIIFFASCTKTIDVNLRTAASQIVIQGNITNLGGPYYVKINKSVSFDADNTYPAVYGAIVSVLDSNTNVRDYFTQTGNEGYYASNKLSGQIGHTYKLSVIIDGEEYTSSSTMPDYVGINELTFTHTKIFNQVRNLPQVNFKDPQGVTNYYTFTLLVNNVPYKAFYALDDRLTDGNMIRQQLYMDSAYIQMNDLVTVVMASVDKNVYNYYNVLQSNSGASSTTPSNPPSNISNNALGYFGAECVDVKSVTF; encoded by the coding sequence ATGAAGACACACCTTATTGCAATTCCTATCATCATATTCTTCGCCAGCTGTACCAAAACGATTGATGTCAATCTCAGAACGGCGGCTTCCCAAATTGTGATCCAGGGGAATATTACAAATCTCGGCGGCCCGTATTATGTGAAGATTAATAAATCAGTATCGTTTGATGCAGATAATACTTATCCCGCTGTTTACGGGGCCATAGTCAGCGTTTTGGACAGTAATACCAATGTGAGAGACTATTTTACACAGACGGGTAATGAAGGGTATTATGCATCCAATAAACTCTCAGGACAGATTGGTCATACTTACAAGTTATCAGTGATCATTGACGGGGAAGAATATACATCCAGTTCTACAATGCCGGATTATGTAGGGATCAATGAATTGACCTTCACACATACCAAAATTTTTAATCAGGTAAGGAATTTACCACAGGTGAACTTTAAAGATCCCCAAGGCGTTACCAACTACTACACTTTTACATTGCTGGTAAATAATGTTCCTTACAAAGCATTTTATGCATTGGATGACAGGTTGACAGATGGGAATATGATCAGGCAACAATTGTATATGGATAGTGCATACATACAAATGAATGATCTCGTGACGGTGGTGATGGCTAGTGTGGATAAGAACGTTTATAATTATTACAATGTACTACAATCGAATAGCGGCGCTTCCAGTACCACACCTTCAAATCCACCTTCTAATATATCAAATAATGCTTTGGGGTATTTTGGTGCGGAGTGTGTGGATGTGAAATCTGTGACGTTCTAA
- a CDS encoding carboxypeptidase-like regulatory domain-containing protein, with amino-acid sequence MQKSFAVLALIYSTFTGMQAQAQHKYTVSGIIRDKTTGETLIGTSIRILPQAKYSSTSNNYGFYAIVVPEGDYTMVISYTGYKADTISIPLTKDLIRNVSLIPTSGQLSEIVITSAASHDRLSTAQMGTQKISTAEIANVPVFLGEKDVIKTIQLLPGVKSGGEGSGGFYVRGGNIDENLLLLDEVPVYNATHLLGFFSTFNSDAIKDLTLYKGASPAEYGGRLSSVVDIRTKDGNNQEFHGSGGLGIIASHLNFEGPIVKDKGSFMISARRTYADVFLKLSNNEDVRNSNLYFYDVNAKANYNLDDHNRIYLSFYNGKDNLKLSDQLALYYGNTTGTFRWNHNFNSHLFSNTTLAYSDYNHHIEVADNSSNTKIISKIRDFSFKEDFQYFMAGDDKIKFGVTATHHTLDPGMVDASKNSSYNSETLDKKYALESAAYINHEKGFGKWKINYGLRLSVFNVFGPGTFYKFNSAGDATDSTKYAAAELVQTYINLEPRAAASYQLDSVSSLKFAYSRNTQNVHLISSSASTSPTDLWILSSPNVKPEIADQVSLGYYRDLSHGRYEFSSEIYYKQLQNQIDFKDGASLTVNNYVESQLLYGKGRAYGLELFGKKKTGRLTGWISYTLSRTERQITEINNGSWYPARQDQTHNLAIVSMYQLSRKVTLSANWVYNTGNAVTYPSGKYEINEQTVFLYSERNGYRMPAYHRLDVGVTIYGKQKKRWNSNWNFSVYNAYGKENPYIIEFKNDPANTTRTIAQQTALFRWVPSITYNFSF; translated from the coding sequence ATGCAGAAAAGTTTTGCTGTACTGGCTTTAATATATTCTACCTTTACTGGCATGCAAGCCCAGGCCCAGCATAAGTATACCGTTAGCGGTATCATTCGTGATAAAACTACGGGCGAAACTTTAATTGGCACTTCAATACGCATTCTTCCACAGGCGAAATACAGCAGTACAAGTAATAACTATGGATTTTATGCGATCGTTGTTCCTGAAGGCGATTATACAATGGTGATCAGTTATACAGGGTATAAAGCAGACACCATTTCTATCCCACTTACAAAAGATCTGATACGAAATGTGTCGCTTATTCCCACCAGCGGACAACTTTCGGAAATCGTCATCACCTCTGCAGCCAGCCATGACAGGCTTTCTACTGCACAAATGGGTACGCAGAAAATAAGCACCGCCGAAATTGCAAACGTCCCGGTATTTCTTGGGGAAAAAGATGTCATTAAGACAATACAACTGCTTCCAGGTGTAAAATCAGGAGGTGAGGGCAGTGGTGGATTCTATGTACGAGGTGGCAACATCGACGAAAACCTGCTTTTACTGGACGAAGTACCGGTATACAATGCAACACATCTACTCGGTTTCTTCTCTACCTTCAATTCGGATGCAATCAAAGACCTCACACTTTATAAAGGGGCCAGTCCTGCAGAATATGGCGGTCGTCTTTCTTCCGTCGTAGATATCAGAACCAAAGATGGTAATAACCAGGAATTCCATGGTAGTGGCGGTCTTGGCATCATTGCTTCTCACTTAAACTTCGAAGGCCCTATTGTGAAAGACAAAGGTTCTTTTATGATCAGTGCCCGTCGCACTTATGCAGATGTTTTCCTGAAGCTGTCTAATAATGAAGATGTCAGGAATTCTAATCTTTACTTTTACGATGTGAATGCTAAAGCTAATTATAACCTGGATGATCATAACAGGATCTATCTTTCATTTTATAATGGAAAAGATAACCTAAAACTATCTGATCAGTTAGCACTCTATTATGGAAATACAACAGGAACCTTCAGGTGGAATCACAACTTCAATAGTCACCTGTTTTCCAACACCACACTTGCCTATAGCGATTACAACCATCACATAGAGGTGGCAGATAATTCAAGCAATACAAAGATCATCTCAAAGATCAGGGACTTTTCCTTCAAAGAAGACTTCCAGTATTTCATGGCGGGTGATGATAAAATAAAATTCGGTGTCACAGCCACCCATCATACCCTCGACCCGGGTATGGTAGATGCAAGTAAGAATTCCAGCTATAACTCTGAAACATTAGATAAGAAGTATGCATTGGAAAGTGCAGCCTATATAAACCATGAAAAAGGTTTCGGCAAATGGAAAATCAATTATGGTCTGCGGCTCTCTGTCTTCAATGTATTTGGACCCGGTACTTTTTATAAATTTAATTCCGCAGGCGATGCAACCGATTCTACAAAATATGCAGCCGCAGAACTTGTACAGACTTACATAAATTTAGAGCCACGTGCTGCTGCAAGTTATCAGCTCGACTCTGTGAGTTCACTGAAATTTGCCTATTCAAGGAACACGCAAAACGTACACCTGATAAGTAGTTCCGCCTCTACCAGTCCTACCGACCTTTGGATACTGAGCAGTCCGAATGTGAAACCTGAAATAGCAGACCAGGTATCCCTGGGCTATTATCGTGATCTTAGTCATGGTCGTTATGAGTTCTCTTCTGAAATTTATTATAAACAACTGCAAAACCAGATTGACTTTAAAGACGGTGCATCATTAACTGTCAACAACTATGTAGAGTCCCAGTTATTATACGGAAAAGGCAGGGCTTATGGACTGGAACTCTTTGGAAAGAAAAAAACAGGCCGGCTCACAGGATGGATCAGTTATACACTTTCCCGTACAGAGCGACAAATAACTGAAATCAATAACGGAAGCTGGTATCCGGCCCGCCAGGATCAGACGCATAACCTTGCTATCGTATCCATGTACCAACTGAGCAGGAAAGTGACACTGTCTGCTAACTGGGTATACAATACAGGTAATGCAGTGACTTATCCCAGTGGTAAATATGAAATCAACGAACAGACGGTATTCCTGTATTCTGAACGAAATGGCTACCGTATGCCGGCTTATCATCGGCTGGATGTGGGTGTAACCATATATGGCAAACAAAAGAAACGCTGGAATAGCAACTGGAATTTTTCGGTCTATAATGCTTATGGGAAAGAAAACCCTTACATCATAGAATTCAAAAATGACCCTGCGAATACTACCCGTACCATCGCTCAGCAAACAGCACTTTTCCGCTGGGTACCTTCTATTACTTATAATTTCTCCTTTTAG
- a CDS encoding MBL fold metallo-hydrolase: MRHPLFGEKPSGKRLELIKQSPHFKDGQFQNIHNTPQLSDGYSMGGVLYDFMFKKRVRLRPVDSLPSVKTDLLALAPDQDVLVWFGHSSYFIQAGGKRFLVDPVFSGSASPLPGGTKAFKGADIYTVDDFPAIDYLFISHDHYDHLDYKTILALKSKVGKVICGLGVGGHFERWGYTPDQVVETDWWQDVDLGDGFIVHTAPTRHFSGRSFSRNNTLWQSYILQTPAMKIYIGGDSGYDTHFAEIGKKFGPIDFAILENGQYDLAWKYIHMQPEEVIQAAKDLQAKRLLPVHSSKFTLGNHPWDEPLRRIKTIADIPLATPMIGQLVDLRNDKQEFREWWKGVN; this comes from the coding sequence ATGAGACACCCACTATTCGGAGAAAAACCTTCGGGAAAGAGATTAGAATTGATCAAACAATCGCCGCATTTCAAAGACGGACAGTTCCAGAACATTCACAATACGCCGCAATTGTCAGACGGGTATAGCATGGGAGGTGTTTTATACGATTTTATGTTCAAAAAACGGGTACGCCTGCGCCCTGTAGATTCATTACCTTCTGTTAAAACTGACCTACTGGCCCTTGCCCCCGATCAGGATGTATTGGTTTGGTTTGGTCACTCCTCTTATTTTATACAGGCAGGTGGAAAACGTTTCCTGGTAGATCCTGTGTTTTCCGGCAGCGCTTCACCCTTACCCGGAGGTACCAAAGCATTTAAAGGTGCAGATATTTACACGGTTGATGATTTTCCGGCAATAGACTATCTCTTCATTTCACACGACCATTATGATCACCTGGATTATAAGACCATACTGGCACTAAAAAGCAAGGTGGGCAAAGTGATCTGCGGACTGGGAGTAGGTGGTCACTTCGAAAGATGGGGCTATACACCTGACCAGGTCGTTGAGACTGACTGGTGGCAGGATGTGGATCTGGGAGATGGATTTATCGTACATACCGCTCCTACCCGCCATTTTTCTGGCAGAAGCTTTTCCCGGAATAATACCCTCTGGCAATCTTATATATTGCAAACGCCGGCCATGAAGATCTATATAGGTGGTGATAGTGGTTATGATACTCATTTTGCAGAGATAGGAAAGAAATTCGGTCCGATAGATTTCGCCATTCTTGAAAATGGTCAGTATGACCTTGCATGGAAATACATTCATATGCAGCCGGAAGAAGTCATTCAGGCGGCAAAAGACCTGCAGGCAAAAAGACTACTCCCCGTACATTCTTCTAAGTTTACATTGGGAAATCATCCCTGGGATGAACCTTTACGAAGAATAAAGACCATTGCAGATATTCCACTGGCTACGCCTATGATCGGTCAGCTAGTTGACCTGCGGAATGATAAACAGGAGTTCAGGGAATGGTGGAAAGGAGTGAACTAA